A DNA window from Linepithema humile isolate Giens D197 chromosome 6, Lhum_UNIL_v1.0, whole genome shotgun sequence contains the following coding sequences:
- the LOC137000734 gene encoding uncharacterized protein — protein sequence MDRLIAEQEDVINSIRRAVINFKKIGQKNYTPASTRNRLAILQEQWSRCQQLHAEIKITASTQDRATLSYFLDESFSVAEQEYYEASDLFSEVLEKLVKPVAISTLLLLIIPELPKFSGVYTEWSNFRDLFESLVASNESLSNVQRLHYLKSSLTGQAQLVIKNITITDANYEVAWTALKRRYENLRAIVAFYVNIILDVAPMKSDSVTELRRVHDTINDSFAVLCNMERSTINDFMVTITARKLDLRTRRDWEINLGSTFEPPTFANLSDFLISRIVALDAANDMQDISLNKQSRSGTTKALTSAVTTAKCPSCHESHALYQCTNFKSLSTDKRKTLAKQYQVCFNCLHKGHFPAKCPSHNRCKRCQQKHHTLLHDDAGYNTNKVDESTNKANNSTAESSVSESISKSSVSLKVSVDQTVSLRKRSVLMATARILVCTDAGRKLCLRALIDTGSFEATFITERAAQALKVKRQKTHIQVSGLDGQPSGVVQYNTKLTLKSCSSQEGSVVVTALILPNLTSYHPTNFVNKNDYAHLQDLHLADSNPSSRERIDVLIGADIYGLILLNGLRKGTKDAPVAQRTIFGWILFGSCIKDDNMNYKVTTSLQCSITPSVDSLLRSFWEVEELVLPSALSSDDKICEQHFVSTYTRLASGRYVVRLPFKPSCKKDLGESYYLASKSLDRLEHRLSRNVKLSEAYQKFLHEYESLGHMAPLTLSEIAMKPNYYLPHHSVVKESSTSPVRVVFNASSASSNGVSLNDCLLTGPKLQTDLPSIILRWRMHRLVLVADIAKMYRQIMIHPDDTNYQRIIWRPNPDQPVEHYRLLTITYGMASAPFLAMRVLQQLCADEGAQYPLATPILHDSTYVDDILLGGDDVSTIQETRKQLNSLLQSGGFHLRKWTSNYEELLRDIPTVDRLDLNNVTFSESFITKVLGVAWNPTSDSFNFNNSLPTSPGSTKRCVLSTIARFFDPLGWITPIVISAKIFMQELWIRRVDSNSTLPGDLRDWWNSYYHSLFELRHITIPRWTRQSSSDLGVELHGFADASTRAYAAVVYIRILSSLDYFHTTLIISKSKVAPIKTISIPRLELCAAVLLTRIIAFVQRILKSPETPVYCWSDSMITLAWIKQHPSSWKTFIANRVSEIQTSLPQAKWRYINSANNPADCASRGRYFDPEIRAIKHNNCLSKSSKLKNLNPFIDNKGILRVGGRLNHASLTYDEKHPIILPRHRLSELIVDQIHKQTLHGGPQLTLRVLRQKFWILNARNLVKGHIHRCIPCTRQRAVVTSQIMSDLPSNRVNPSRSFQHSGVDYAGPIQILTKVGRGQKPFKAYIAVFICLATRAIHLELVHNYSSEGFIAAFRRFTARRGIPSTLLSDNGTNFYGAERELSHTFKSLSRNPDLIAYFANDRIEWKFIPPSAPHFGGIWEAGVKSVKHHLRRVVGTHTLSIEEFVTLLTQIEACLNSRPIAPLSDDPSDLTSLTPGHFLVGGPLVTIPEESLLDLKETRLNRWQRVQRMYEQFWRIWSKDYLHSLQQRHKWQYTQVNLKPNEIVLVRNDLLPPSKWELGRVMSTYPDDSGQHSSFISLINCVILQALTISFSIKLTVNNRRTFMYEASGMFGTCS from the exons ATGGATCGATTGATTGCCGAACAAGAAGACGTGATCAATTCAATTAGACGCGCGGtcattaatttcaagaaaattggGCAAAAGAATTACACACCGGCTTCAACACGAAATCGCTTGGCAATTTTGCAAGAACAATGGTCGCGGTGTCAACAGCTTCACGCAGAAATTAAAATCACGGCATCTACACAGGACCGCGCCACTTTGTCATACTTTTTGGATGAAAGCTTCTCGGTCGCGGAACAAGAGTACTACGAGGCCTCGGATCTCTTCAGCGAAGTCTTGGAAAAACTAGTAAAACCTGTGGCCATCTCTACTCTGCTGCTATTAATAATTCCGG AATTGCCCAAATTTTCCGGAGTATACACCGAATGGTCAAACTTTCGCGATCTATTCGAGTCTCTGGTCGCGAGTAATGAAAGCTTATCTAATGTACAACgcttacattatttaaaatcgagTCTCACTGGACAGGCAcaattagttataaaaaatatcacaattactGATGCAAATTACGAGGTCGCGTGGACAGCATTGAAAAGACGGTATGAAAATTTGCGTGCAATTGTCGCATTCTACGTCAATATCATTCTTGATGTCGCACCAATGAAATCCGATTCAGTAACAGAACTTAGACGCGTTCATGATACGATTAATGATTCATTCGCGGTATTATGTAACATGGAGCGATCGACTATCAATGACTTTATGGTAACCATAACGGCACGTAAGCTTGATTTACGTACACGAAGAGATTGGGAGATTAATTTAGGTAGTACATTTGAACCTCCAACATTTGCTAACTTAAGCGACTTCTTAATTTCGAGAATCGTTGCCTTAGATGCTGCCAATGATATGCAAGACATATCACTAAACAAGCAAAGCCGTTCTGGTACCACAAAGGCACTAACCTCGGCTGTAACTACTGCTAAATGCCCATCATGTCACGAGTCTCACGCCTTGTACCAGTGCACTAATTTCAAATCGTTATCCACAGATAAACGAAAGACGCTTGCTAAACAATATCAAGTATGCTTTAATTGTTTACATAAAGGACATTTCCCTGCTAAGTGTCCATCGCACAATCGCTGTAAACGTTGCCAACAAAAACATCACACGCTGTTACATGATGACGCAGGTTACAATACCAACAAAGTAGATGAGTCGACAAATAAAGCCAATAACTCTACAGCTGAGAGTTCGGTGAGTGAATCCATTTCTAAATCTAGTGTGTCTCTCAAGGTATCGGTTGATCAAACGGTCAGTCTACGGAAAAGGTCAGTCCTAATGGCTACTGCACGAATCTTAGTCTGTACGGATGCCGGTCGCAAATTATGCTTAAGAGCCTTAATAGACACCGGCTCGTTCGAAGCAACGTTTATTACGGAGAGAGCTGCTCAGGCATTAAAAGTCAAACGACAAAAAACTCATATTCAAGTATCTGGTTTAGATGGACAGCCTAGCGGTGTAGTCcaatacaatacaaaattaacCTTGAAATCATGCAGTAGTCAGGAAGGAAGTGTCGTCGTCACTGCTCTTATCCTACCCAATCTAACCTCGTACCATCCaactaattttgttaataaaaacgaTTATGCTCACTTGCAAGATTTGCATTTAGCGGATTCAAATCCATCTAGTCGCGAACGTATCGACGTATTAATCGGTGCTGATATTTACGGCTTGATTCTATTGAACGGATTACGCAAGGGAACAAAGGACGCGCCTGTCGCTCAACGCACCATTTTTGGATGGATCCTATTCGGCTCATGTATCAAAGATGATAATATGAATTACAAAGTAACTACCAGTTTACAATGTAGCATCACCCCTTCTGTAGATAGTTTGCTACGAAGCTTTTGGGAAGTTGAAGAGTTAGTACTCCCCTCAGCTTTATCAAGTGACGATAAGATATGTGAACAGCACTTTGTTTCCACATATACACGCTTAGCCAGTGGACGTTATGTTGTTCGTCTACCTTTTAAGCCATCTTGTAAAAAGGATCTTGGTGAATCATACTACTTAGCGTCCAAATCATTGGACCGCTTGGAGCATCGCTTATCGCGTAATGTCAAATTATCCGAAgcatatcaaaaatttctacaCGAGTATGAATCGCTCGGTCATATGGCTCCGCTAACCCTATCAGAGATAGCAATGAAGCCAAATTACTATTTGCCTCATCATTCTGTTGTAAAGGAGAGCTCTACATCTCCTGTACGCGTTGTCTTCAACGCTTCAAGCGCAAGCTCCAATGGCGTATCATTAAACGACTGTCTCTTGACAGGCCCTAAGCTTCAAACGGACTTACCGTCCATTATCTTACGGTGGAGAATGCATCGGTTGGTCTTGGTTGCCGATATAGCAAAAATGTACAGACAAATCATGATCCATCCAGATGACACTAACTATCAGCGTATTATATGGCGACCTAATCCTGATCAACCAGTTGAGCACTATCGATTATTGACCATCACCTACGGCATGGCCTCAGCTCCATTTCTCGCTATGCGAGTATTACAGCAGCTATGCGCAGACGAAGGAGCACAATATCCGTTAGCTACTCCCATCTTGCACGATTCCACATACGTAGACGACATTCTACTCGGTGGCGACGATGTATCCACTATTCAAGAAACACGCAAACAGTTAAACTCATTGCTGCAAAGTGGAGGTTTTCACCTACGAAAATGGACCTCAAACTATGAGGAACTATTACGAGACATACCCACGGTTGATCGACTGGACTTAAATAACGTTACATTTTCAGAAAGTTTCATTACCAAAGTTTTAGGCGTTGCATGGAATCCTACATCCGACAGCTTTAATTTCAACAATTCATTGCCAACTTCACCTGGAAGCACTAAGCGTTGCGTATTGTCTACTATTGCACGCTTTTTCGATCCACTCGGCTGGATTACCCCGATTGTGATATCTGCAAAAATCTTTATGCAAGAATTGTGGATCCGACGAGTAGATTCGAATAGCACACTTCCAGGCGATTTACGAGACTGGTGGAACTCCTATTATCACAGTCTTTTTGAGCTCAGACACATCACTATTCCACGCTGGACAAGGCAGTCAAGTTCAGACTTAGGAGTCGAATTGCACGGATTCGCTGACGCATCCACCAGAGCTTACGCAGCGGTCGTATATATTCGCATTTTATCTTCGCTTGATTATTTTCACACTACactaataataagtaaatcaAAGGTAGCTCCTATAAAGACTATAAGTATTCCGAGATTAGAATTATGTGCCGCCGTGCTATTAACACGAATCATTGCCTTTGTGCAACGTATTTTAAAAAGTCCAGAGACACCGGTATACTGTTGGTCGGACTCCATGATTACACTCGCATGGATTAAGCAACATCCTTCAAGCTGGAAAACGTTTATCGCTAACCGAGTTTCTGAAATCCAAACAAGCCTACCACAAGCAAAATGGAGGTACATTAACTCCGCTAATAATCCAGCAGACTGTGCATCAAGAG GGCGATACTTTGATCCAGAAATACGAGCTATTAAACACAATAATTGTCTATCCAAAAgcagtaaattaaaaaatttgaatccATTTATCGACAATAAAGGTATCTTACGGGTAGGCGGTCGATTAAATCACGCATCCTTAACATACGATGAAAAACACCCAATAATACTACCACGTCATCGATTGTCAGAACTTATTGTGGATCAAATTCATAAACAAACTCTGCATGGAGGACCGCAACTAACCTTACGTGTTCTCAGACAAAAGTTTTGGATATTAAATGCACGCAACCTAGTCAAGGGTCACATACATCGATGCATTCCATGCACACGTCAACGCGCGGTAGTTACTTCGCAAATAATGAGCGATTTGCCAAGCAATCGAGTCAATCCGAGTAGATCATTTCAACATTCTGGGGTCGACTACGCAGGACcaattcaaatattaacaaaagtcGGGCGAGGTCAGAAACCATTCAAAGCATACATCGCggtatttatatgtttagcaACGCGAGCCATACACTTAGAACTGGTTCATAATTACTCCTCGGAAGGCTTCATAGCAGCCTTCCGCCGCTTTACAGCACGCCGCGGTATCCCCTCAACACTATTGAGTGATAACGGAACAAACTTTTATGGCGCTGAGCGCGAACTATCTCACACATTTAAAAGTCTATCTCGCAACCCTGACCTAATTGCATATTTCGCCAACGATCGAATCGAATGGAAATTTATACCACCTTCCGCTCCTCACTTTGGAGGAATATGGGAAGCTGGTGTCAAATCAGTAAAACATCATTTAAGAAGAGTCGTTGGGACACATACGCTCTCAATTGAAGAATTTGTCACATTATTAACGCAAATCGAGGCATGCTTAAATTCACGTCCTATCGCACCACTTTCTGATGATCCTAGTGACCTTACGTCCTTAACTCCTGGACATTTTCTAGTCGGCGGACCGTTGGTAACCATACCGGAGGAATCGCTACTAGATCTGAAGGAAACGCGATTAAATCGGTGGCAACGTGTACAGCGCATGTACGAACAATTTTGGCGCATCTGGTCCAAGGACTATTTACACTCACTGCAACAACGCCATAAATGGCAATACACTCAGGTTAATTTAAAGCCTAATGAAATTGTATTAGTACGTAATGATTTATTGCCACCCTCAAAATGGGAACTCGGAAGAGTAATGTCCACGTACCCAGATGACAGCGGACAA CACTCGTCATTCAtctcattaattaattgcgtCATATTACAAGCACTTACTATTTCCTTTAGTATTAAGCTTACAGTCAACAATCGTCGTACATTCATGTACGAGGCGAGCGGTATGTTTGGAACATGCTCCTAA